The Shumkonia mesophila genomic interval GCGCCATCGCCACCACCGGATGCGGCGCCGGATGGGTCAACGGCACCCCGGGGCTGAGCAGCAGGGCGGCGGCGGAGCGCCAGTCGCAGGTGCCCGGCTCTTGCAGCGTCACGCCCTTCGCAGTGGCGGCGGCGCGGCTTTTCACGTTGTCGTCCCAGGCCCACACGGTGGCGCCGCCGGCGGCAAGCGACAGCGCCGAAGCGATGCCGGAGCGGCCGAGGCCGAACACGGCGACCGGACGGTCGGCGAAGTGGGAAACGGTGATCATGCCCCCCTCACCTCAGCTTCAGGGTCGAAAGGCCGACCAGCGCCAGGATCGTCGCGATGATCCAGAAGCGGATGACGATGGTCGATTCGGCCCAGCCCTTCTTTTCGAAGTGGTGGTGCAGCGGCGCCATGCGGAAAACCCGGCGACCGGTCAGCTTGAACGAGACCACCTGGACCACCACCGACACGGTTTCCAGCACGAACAGGCCGCCGACGATGGCCAGCACCAGCTCGTGCTTGGTGATGACGCTGACCGAGCCCAGGGCGCCGCCCAGGGACAGCGAGCCGGTGTCGCCCATGAAAACGGCGGCCGGCGGCGCGTTGAACCACAGGAACCCCAACCCGCCGCCCGCCAGGGCGCCGCAGAATACGGCCAACTCGCCGCTGCCGGGCACGTAGTGGAGCTGCAGGTAATTGGCGAACAGGGCGTTGCCGACCAGGTACGAGATCAGCGCGAACACGGCGATGGCGATCATCACCGGCACGACGGCCAGGCCGTCGAGCCCGTCGGTCAGGTTGACGGCGTTGGACGCCCCGACCATGACGAACACGGCAAACGCGATGAAGCCCCAGCCGAAGTCGACCAGCACCTGCTTGAAGAACGGCACCGCCAGATAGCTGGCCAGCGAGGCCGGCAGCATCGACGTGATCCAAAAGGCGGCGACGACCGCGATGCCGGTGAGCAGCGCAAGCTTGGCGCGGCCGGGCAGGCCGCCGCTTTGGCGCCGGGTGACCTTCAGCCAGTCGTCGGCGAAGCCGACGGCGCCGAAGCCGATGGTGACGAACAGCGCCGCCCAGACGAAGCCGTTGCTGAGATCCGCCCACAGCAGGGTGGAGACCGTCAGCGCCAGCAGGATCATGAAGCCGCCCATGGTGGGCGTGCCCTTCTTGGTGATCAGATGGCTTTCCGGGCCGTCGAGGCGGATCGGCTGGCCGCCGTTCTGGACCTTGCGCAGGTGGCGGATGATCCGGGGGCCGAGGACGAAGGCGACGATCAGCGCCGTGATGATGGCGGCGCCGGTGCGGAACGTGAGGTAGCGCACGACGTTGAAGACGAGGAACTCGTCGGCCAGCGGGACAAGCAGATGGAACAGCATGGCGCCCCCTAACGCCCGTTGACGGTCCGGCGTGGCGCGTCGCCGCCGTTGGCGCCGAGCTTCAGCAAGGCCTGCACGATGGGGCCGGTGCGGCTGCCCGCCGAGCCCTTGACCATCACCACGTCGCCCGGTCCGACGGCGCCCCTGACCAGCGGCAACAGCGCCTCGGCGTCGGCGGCATGGCCGCCCCGCATGGCGGCCGGCAACACCCCCGACAGACAGGCCATGTGGGTTCCCGCCGTGAACACCAAGTCGATGCCATTGCGGCGCAGCGGCGCCGCCAAACCGGCATGCAGGTCGCCGGACTCGGCACCCAGTTCCAGCATGTCGCCCAGCACGGCGATCCGCCGCCCGCCCGGGCCCGGCTGGGCGACGCCCAACACCTCGAAGGCGGCGCACATGGAAACCGGGCTGGCGTTATAGCTTTCGTCGATCAGCTCGAAGGCGCCGCCCGCCATCGTCACCCGATGTCGCTGGCCACGGCCCTTCGGCAGTTCGATGACGGCAAGCGAGGCCGCCGCGTTCTTGACGTCGCCGCCGGCCGCCCACACCGTGGCCAGGACGCCCAGGCTGTTGATCACCCAGTGGCGGCCCGGCGCGCCGACGCGCAGGCGCAGCGTCTCGCCGCCCACCATCACCTTGAGGCGCGAGCCGTCGGCCTCGATGGTCGCCTCGGTCAACCTGACGTCGGCGCCGGCGTCGACACCGAAGG includes:
- the mraY gene encoding phospho-N-acetylmuramoyl-pentapeptide-transferase, translated to MLFHLLVPLADEFLVFNVVRYLTFRTGAAIITALIVAFVLGPRIIRHLRKVQNGGQPIRLDGPESHLITKKGTPTMGGFMILLALTVSTLLWADLSNGFVWAALFVTIGFGAVGFADDWLKVTRRQSGGLPGRAKLALLTGIAVVAAFWITSMLPASLASYLAVPFFKQVLVDFGWGFIAFAVFVMVGASNAVNLTDGLDGLAVVPVMIAIAVFALISYLVGNALFANYLQLHYVPGSGELAVFCGALAGGGLGFLWFNAPPAAVFMGDTGSLSLGGALGSVSVITKHELVLAIVGGLFVLETVSVVVQVVSFKLTGRRVFRMAPLHHHFEKKGWAESTIVIRFWIIATILALVGLSTLKLR